From Chloroflexota bacterium, a single genomic window includes:
- a CDS encoding ABC transporter permease gives MFRYVIRRILSAVPVMLVVTAAVFTLLYLTPGDPAGVILGPDATPERIAELRGRLGLDDPFYVQMLRWYGKLFQGDLGNSLFLNQPVARAIMDRAEPTLLLTTLALLVALLIGLPTGIIAALGRGRAVDTLVMLVAIVGVSMPTFWLGLNLIYVFAVSLRWLPLAGYQGLDQGPQETIRYLIMPAVTLGLAQGALLARMTRSMMLETLGEDYVRTARAKGLNKPAVVIKHALRNAMIPLVTVIGLSFAVLMGGAVITEQVFNIPGVGRLLIQAIGRRDYPLVQGIVLIIALMYVMINLLVDILYGVLDPRLRQTRA, from the coding sequence CTCTGCCGTCCCCGTCATGCTCGTCGTCACAGCGGCGGTCTTCACCCTGCTGTATCTCACCCCCGGCGACCCTGCCGGCGTGATCCTCGGCCCAGACGCCACGCCCGAGCGCATCGCTGAGCTACGCGGCCGGCTCGGCCTGGACGATCCGTTCTACGTCCAGATGCTGCGCTGGTACGGCAAGCTCTTCCAGGGTGATCTCGGGAACTCCCTGTTCCTGAATCAGCCCGTGGCCCGCGCCATCATGGACCGCGCCGAGCCAACCCTGTTGCTGACGACGCTGGCCCTGTTGGTGGCCCTGCTCATCGGCCTGCCAACGGGGATCATCGCCGCGCTCGGCCGGGGCCGCGCCGTCGATACCCTCGTGATGCTCGTCGCCATCGTCGGCGTCTCCATGCCGACCTTCTGGCTCGGCCTCAACCTGATCTACGTCTTCGCTGTCTCGCTGCGCTGGCTGCCGCTGGCGGGCTACCAGGGGCTGGATCAGGGTCCGCAGGAGACGATCCGCTACCTGATCATGCCGGCCGTCACGCTGGGGCTGGCCCAGGGGGCGCTGCTCGCCCGCATGACCCGTTCGATGATGCTGGAGACCCTCGGCGAGGATTACGTGCGGACCGCCCGCGCCAAGGGCCTCAACAAGCCGGCCGTCGTCATCAAGCACGCCCTCCGCAACGCCATGATCCCCCTCGTCACCGTCATCGGCCTGAGCTTCGCCGTCCTGATGGGCGGCGCCGTCATCACCGAGCAGGTCTTCAACATCCCGGGCGTCGGGCGGCTGCTGATCCAGGCCATTGGCCGACGGGACTATCCGCTCGTGCAGGGGATCGTGCTGATCATCGCGCTCATGTACGTCATGATCAACCTGCTGGTCGACATCCTCTACGGCGTGCTCGATCCGCGCCTGCGGCAGACCAGGGCGTGA
- a CDS encoding ABC transporter permease, with translation MAQAQTSSQAGVATEPPSPTETPVTTAGRVRRKQTFLTRFLRHRSGVIGAGILIVVAVVAVLAQFGLLMNHDPTLATPQARFQAPMAQAAAPATGAYILGTDNLGRDIYSRVIKGSQVSLLVGLGVSLATVLAGTFIGLLAGFFKKLDSPLMRLMDSMMAFPGVILALAIMSVRGPSVGNVILALSIVYTPRFARVVRSVVLTIRELQYIEAAHALGIGNARIMLRHILPNCLSPMIVQSTFVFADAVLGEAGLSFLGVGTPPDIPSWGQMLGDARNFLAQAPWTMVAPGAALMVTVFGLNTLGDGIRDILDPRLRRET, from the coding sequence ATGGCGCAAGCACAGACATCATCCCAGGCTGGCGTGGCAACGGAGCCGCCTTCGCCCACGGAGACGCCCGTCACCACCGCCGGGCGGGTTCGCCGCAAGCAGACCTTCCTCACCCGGTTCCTGCGCCATCGGAGCGGGGTGATCGGCGCCGGCATCCTGATCGTCGTGGCGGTCGTGGCCGTCCTCGCGCAGTTCGGCCTGCTCATGAACCACGATCCGACGCTCGCCACGCCGCAGGCCCGCTTCCAGGCCCCGATGGCCCAGGCAGCAGCGCCGGCCACTGGCGCCTACATCCTCGGCACCGACAACCTCGGACGGGACATCTACAGCCGCGTCATCAAAGGCAGCCAGGTCTCGCTGCTGGTGGGTCTCGGCGTCTCCCTGGCCACCGTCCTGGCCGGCACGTTCATCGGCTTGCTGGCTGGCTTCTTCAAGAAGCTTGACAGCCCGCTGATGCGCCTGATGGACAGCATGATGGCGTTTCCGGGCGTCATCCTGGCCCTGGCCATCATGTCCGTGCGCGGCCCGAGCGTCGGCAACGTGATCCTGGCGCTCAGCATCGTCTACACGCCGCGCTTCGCCCGCGTGGTGCGGAGCGTCGTGCTGACGATCCGCGAGCTGCAGTACATCGAGGCGGCGCACGCCCTCGGGATCGGCAATGCCCGCATCATGCTGCGGCACATCCTCCCGAACTGCCTCTCGCCGATGATCGTGCAGTCCACCTTCGTCTTCGCAGACGCCGTGCTCGGCGAAGCGGGCCTCAGCTTCCTGGGCGTCGGCACCCCGCCGGACATCCCGTCCTGGGGCCAGATGCTTGGCGACGCCCGCAACTTCCTGGCTCAGGCCCCCTGGACGATGGTCGCGCCGGGCGCGGCGCTGATGGTGACCGTCTTCGGCCTGAACACCCTCGGCGACGGCATCCGCGACATCCTGGACCCGCGCCTGCGCCGCGAAACGTAG
- a CDS encoding TIGR03668 family PPOX class F420-dependent oxidoreductase, which translates to MSEAQAAFLERQRAGRFATVDPNGQPHAVPICYALLDGVIYTPIDEKPKSGDPRDLRRVRNILANPRVCLVVDHYEDEDWTRLAWLQVRGVAGLVEDADERTRALAALRVRYRQYRAMALEELPLLRIAPTRLVGWSWNGGPGS; encoded by the coding sequence ATCTCCGAGGCGCAGGCGGCGTTTCTCGAACGGCAGCGCGCCGGCCGGTTCGCGACCGTCGATCCGAACGGCCAGCCGCACGCGGTGCCGATCTGCTACGCCCTGCTGGACGGCGTCATCTACACGCCGATTGACGAGAAGCCGAAGTCGGGCGATCCTCGCGACCTGCGGCGCGTCCGGAACATCCTCGCCAACCCGCGCGTCTGCCTGGTCGTCGATCACTACGAGGATGAGGACTGGACGCGGTTAGCCTGGCTCCAGGTGCGGGGCGTGGCGGGCCTGGTGGAGGATGCCGACGAGCGCACGCGCGCACTGGCGGCGCTGCGGGTGCGCTACCGGCAGTACCGGGCTATGGCGCTGGAAGAGCTGCCGCTGCTGCGAATCGCCCCGACGCGGCTGGTGGGCTGGAGCTGGAACGGGGGGCCTGGGTCGTAG
- a CDS encoding GNAT family N-acetyltransferase, protein MVVRIRALTTADIPAGQRLRAQAGWNQTAADWQRLLAWEPEGCWVAERDGQVLGTTSVTTYGQRIAWVGMVLVDEAHRGQGIGKALLTHALAYLDRLGVETVALDSTPAGQPLYQRLGFAEQFELARWRGPFPTLAGAASLDAAHGTADPEVIRSRSAVVRPLQVADLPVLAAYDAGRFGVDRAHVLGALVGGHPATCFVAELEEAIQGYALSRPGARAWHLGPLAADAPETAEALIRASLAAATPPAELVMDAITPNAAAVQLSERLDLTLVRPFIRMTRGAPPPAIDLARVYTSAGPELG, encoded by the coding sequence ATGGTCGTGCGAATCCGCGCCCTGACAACGGCCGACATCCCGGCCGGCCAGCGACTCCGCGCGCAGGCTGGCTGGAACCAGACCGCTGCCGACTGGCAGCGGCTCCTGGCCTGGGAGCCAGAAGGCTGCTGGGTCGCGGAGCGTGACGGGCAGGTGCTCGGCACCACGAGCGTCACCACCTACGGACAGCGCATCGCCTGGGTCGGCATGGTCCTGGTGGACGAGGCCCACCGTGGACAGGGCATCGGCAAGGCGCTGCTCACGCACGCCCTGGCCTACCTGGATCGCCTCGGCGTCGAAACCGTCGCGCTGGACTCCACGCCGGCCGGCCAGCCGCTCTACCAACGCCTCGGTTTCGCCGAGCAGTTCGAGCTGGCACGCTGGCGCGGCCCGTTCCCGACGCTCGCCGGAGCGGCAAGCCTTGACGCTGCACACGGCACAGCCGACCCCGAGGTCATCCGCTCACGGAGCGCCGTTGTTCGCCCGCTCCAGGTGGCTGATCTCCCAGTGCTCGCAGCCTACGACGCAGGCCGGTTCGGCGTGGACCGCGCGCACGTGCTCGGCGCGCTCGTGGGCGGCCACCCGGCAACCTGCTTCGTGGCCGAGCTTGAAGAAGCCATCCAGGGCTACGCCCTGAGCCGCCCCGGCGCTCGCGCGTGGCACCTCGGGCCGCTCGCCGCCGACGCCCCTGAGACCGCCGAAGCGTTGATCCGCGCGTCGCTTGCCGCCGCCACGCCCCCCGCCGAGCTCGTCATGGACGCCATCACACCCAACGCCGCTGCCGTCCAGCTATCCGAGCGTCTCGATCTCACGCTGGTGCGGCCGTTCATCAGGATGACACGCGGCGCGCCGCCCCCGGCCATCGATCTCGCGCGCGTCTACACGTCAGCCGGCCCGGAGCTGGGATAG
- a CDS encoding threonine--tRNA ligase, protein MSDEGQSKPQSPLDILRHSTAHVMAKAVQRLYPGAMLAIGPPIEDGFYYDIDVPAKQLSTEDFAAIEAEMGKIIAADEPFVRREVSREAALAENQVRGEKYKIEILEGLPAGEVTSFYDTGSDWTDLCRGPHVPSTSHIKAFKLLSVAGAYWRGDEKRPMLQRIYGTSWESAQDLDDYLNRLEEARRRDHRRLGRELGLFTFSDLVGPGLPLWLPKGATIRRELERYVTDLELQRGYQHVVTPDVAKVDMYKTSGHWAHYKDSMFPVMEYGEEEMVLRPMNCPHHIQIYKHEQRSYRELPLRLAEFGTMWRYEKSGELSGLSRVRRMDLNDAHIFCTPEQIQNEIVGVVQLIEHIYDVLGIKDHWYRLSLWDPNDKEKYVDNPEMWARGERYLKDAMESLGLEYVEAPGEAAFYGPKIDIQLRDPLGHSETISTIQVDFHLPNQFQLEYVGEDGQFHRPVMVHRGVIGTLVRMIAYLIEKYGGSFPLWLAPVQVLAIPIADRHIEYAEQVKGELMKIGMRAEVDTRRERMQNKIRQAEQQRVPYILVMGDRDVQGGTVSVRERGAGDLGAMERAAFVERVRTERDERVVK, encoded by the coding sequence ATGTCTGACGAGGGCCAGAGCAAGCCGCAGTCTCCACTCGACATTTTGCGGCACAGCACCGCGCACGTCATGGCCAAGGCTGTACAACGTCTGTACCCTGGCGCGATGCTCGCGATTGGGCCGCCGATCGAGGACGGCTTCTACTACGACATCGACGTGCCGGCGAAGCAGCTTTCGACGGAGGATTTCGCGGCCATCGAGGCGGAGATGGGGAAGATCATCGCCGCCGACGAGCCGTTCGTCCGCCGCGAGGTCTCACGTGAGGCGGCGCTGGCCGAGAACCAGGTGCGCGGCGAGAAGTACAAGATCGAGATCCTCGAAGGGCTGCCAGCGGGCGAGGTCACCTCGTTCTACGACACGGGTTCGGACTGGACCGACCTCTGCCGTGGCCCGCACGTCCCGAGCACCAGCCACATCAAGGCGTTCAAGCTGCTCTCGGTGGCGGGCGCGTACTGGCGCGGCGACGAGAAGCGGCCGATGCTCCAGCGCATCTACGGCACCTCGTGGGAGTCGGCCCAGGATCTGGACGACTACCTGAACCGGCTGGAGGAGGCCCGCCGCCGCGACCACCGGCGGCTGGGGCGGGAGCTGGGGCTGTTCACCTTCTCCGACCTCGTCGGGCCGGGCCTGCCGCTCTGGCTGCCGAAGGGCGCGACGATCCGCCGGGAGCTTGAACGGTACGTCACCGATCTGGAGCTGCAGCGCGGCTACCAGCACGTGGTGACGCCCGACGTGGCGAAGGTCGATATGTACAAGACCTCGGGCCACTGGGCGCACTACAAGGACTCGATGTTCCCGGTGATGGAGTACGGCGAGGAGGAGATGGTCCTCCGGCCGATGAACTGTCCGCACCACATCCAGATCTACAAGCACGAGCAGCGCAGCTACCGCGAGCTGCCGCTCCGGCTGGCCGAGTTCGGGACGATGTGGCGGTACGAGAAGTCTGGCGAGCTGAGCGGCCTGAGCCGGGTCCGCCGGATGGATCTGAACGACGCCCACATCTTCTGCACGCCCGAGCAGATCCAGAACGAGATCGTCGGGGTGGTTCAGCTCATCGAGCACATCTACGACGTGCTGGGCATCAAGGACCACTGGTACCGGCTCTCGCTGTGGGATCCGAACGACAAGGAGAAGTACGTCGACAACCCGGAGATGTGGGCGCGCGGCGAGCGGTACCTCAAGGATGCGATGGAGAGCCTGGGACTGGAGTACGTCGAGGCGCCGGGCGAGGCCGCGTTCTACGGGCCGAAGATCGACATTCAGCTGCGCGACCCGCTGGGCCACAGTGAGACGATCTCCACCATCCAGGTCGACTTCCACCTGCCGAACCAGTTCCAACTGGAGTACGTGGGCGAGGACGGCCAGTTCCACCGCCCGGTGATGGTGCACCGGGGGGTCATCGGCACGCTGGTGCGGATGATCGCGTACCTGATCGAAAAGTACGGCGGGTCGTTCCCGCTCTGGCTGGCGCCGGTTCAGGTGCTGGCGATCCCGATTGCGGATCGGCACATCGAGTACGCGGAGCAGGTCAAGGGTGAGCTGATGAAGATCGGCATGCGGGCCGAGGTGGACACGCGCCGCGAGCGGATGCAGAACAAGATTCGGCAGGCCGAGCAGCAGCGCGTGCCGTACATTCTGGTCATGGGCGACCGTGACGTGCAGGGTGGGACGGTCTCGGTGCGGGAGCGCGGCGCTGGCGATCTCGGCGCGATGGAGCGGGCAGCGTTCGTGGAGCGGGTCCGGACGGAGCGCGACGAGCGGGTCGTGAAATAG